The Thermoleophilaceae bacterium genome contains the following window.
AGGCCGCCACCGGGAGGAGCGTGGCCTCCTTCACCCGGCGGAGCACGTCGAGGTAGGGCAGCGCCGGCTTGACCATCACCACGTCCGCGCCCTCCTCCACGTCGAGCAGCGCCTCGCGCACCGCCTCGTCTGAGTTGGCGGGGTCCATCTGGTACGAGCGGCGGTCGCCGAAGGCGGGTGTGGACTCGGCGGCCTCGCGGAACGGCCCGTAGAACGCCGAGGCGAACTTCGCGCTGTAGGCGATGATCGGCGTCTCGCTGTATCCCTCGGCGTCGAGCTGGGAGCGCAGCGCGCCCACGCGGCCGTCCATCATGTCGCTCGGCGCGACGATGTCGGCGCCGGCGGCGGCGTGCGAGATGGCCGTCTTGGCGAGCAGCTCGAGGCTCATGTCGTTGTCCACTACCCCGTCGGGCCGCACGACACCGCAGTGGCCGTGGGACGTGTACTCGCATAGACACACGTCCGTGATCACCACGAGCTCCGGATGCGCTTCCTTGATCGCACGAATCGTTAGCTGCACGACCCCCTCGTCGTCATACGCGCCGGAGCCAAGCTCGTCCTTCTCGGCCGGAATGCCGAACAGGATCACGGACGGGATGCCGAGCGCGAGCGCTTCGCCCGCCTCGTCCACGGCGTGAGAGATCGAGAGCCGGTCCACTCCGGGCATAGCCTCGATCGGCGTCCGTGAATCGGTGCCGAGCTCGACGAACATCGGGTAGACGAGGTGCTTCGGCGAGAGCTCGGTCTCGCGGACCATGTCGCGCAGGACGCCGGTCTTCCTGAGGCGCCGCAGGCGCGTTGCGGGGAACGCCATGGAGAGAAGTCTAGGTCGCGGGTTCAGGCGAAGCGCTGTAGCGACAGGCGCGCTATCAGCCCGAAGGCCACCGTAAGGATCGCCAGGTGGAGCAGTGGGGGGCCGATGCTTCCGGATTTGTTCAGCGCCGCGTTCAGGGCGTCCAGCGTCGGCTTGAACGGGAAGAGGGCCGACACGACCTTGATCACGTTGTAGAGGCCCGTCGAGACCGCGCCTGACGGCACCAGCGCCAGGAAGGCCATGGGCAGCGAGATCATGAAGGCGAGCAGCGAGGCGGCTCGCACCTCGCGTGTGATGCCGCCGATCGCGACCCCGAGCGCGCCGAAGCCGAGGCCGCCAAGGATCAGCGCCGCGAGCCAGAGTGGGAAGCGGCCCCATTCGAGCGACACGAACAGCGCTATGCCGGCGAGCATCACCAGCGAGACGGCGATCGCGCATATGGCCGCCAGGCCCACCTTCTCCACGAGCAGCCCCGTGCGCGACACCAGCCCGCGCACCAGCCTGAGGAACGCGTTCTCCTCGCGCTCGAGCGCCAGGATGCCGGACGCGAGCAGCAGCGTGACAAACATGAGCGACACCGTCACGGCAATGGCCACGGCGAACGCGTCGAGCGGGGTCCTGCCGCCGTTGACGACCGTCTGCTCCGCCCGGATCGGTGTGCCCACCGCGGCGAGCACGCCGTTCGAGAGGTCGAGGTTCTCGCGCGCGAGCCGCGCGAAGTTCGCCACCTGGCCGAGCTGGCTCGTGAGCGGCGAGTTCTTCGGCAGCGACGCCTGCGCCGCCTGCACGATCGCCTGCGCCTTCTCCAGCCCGAGCACGTTGAACGAGTTGCCGAAGATGGAGATCTGGCCGCCCTTGGAGATCAGGTCGAGGTAGTTGAGCGCGATCTTCGTGAACTGCCTGGTGAGCGCGGTGTTGGCGTCCTGCACCTCGGCCTTGATCGTGTCCTGCACGAACTGGGCCTTCACCGGGTCCTCGGCGTTGTAGTAGACGCGCACGGTGGCGGACCCCGTGCCCGTCTCGAGCTTCTGCGTGAGGTCCGCGGGGATGATCAGCGCCGCAAGCACGTCACCGGACTTGACCTTGGCGATCGCCTCCTTCTCGCTGTTCACGTAGACCGGGTCGATGCGGCTGAACACCTGCTTGCCGTACTTCGACACGTCGATCGTCTGGCCGTTCAGGTTGAGCTGGCTGGCCGCCGGCGGCACCTCGTTGAGGAACGCCACGCGCGGCTTCTCCGGGCCGCGCGAGATCGCAAAGCCGATCAGGACGGCGATGATGATCGGGTAGAGCACGAGCAGGGCGACGAGCAGGGGCGAGCGCCGGAGGATCTGCAGGTCCTTGAGGAGCAGCCAGCGCATCGCGTCAGTGGCCTCGCTGGCGGAGGAAGGCGACGAAGGCCTCCTCGAAGTCGAGGTCGGACGCGCCCACGGTCTGCTCGAGCTCGCGCGGCGAGCCGGCAAAGAGGCGCTCGCCGTCGGCCAGCACCACCACCTGCGCCGCGTAGCGCTCCGCCTCCTGCACGTTGTGCGTGGAGTAGATGACGGTCGTGCCCTCCGCGGCCAGCGTGCCGATGAACTCCCAGAGCCGCGCGCGCTGGCGTGGATCGAGCGCCGCACTCGGCTCGTCGAGCAGCAGCACCTCGGGTGCGGCGAGCAGCCCGATGGCGATGTTCACACGCTGCTTGTTGCCGCCCGACAGCTCCGCAACGGGATCGTCGCGCCGCTCTGAGAGACCGGTCTGGGCGAGCATGCGTTCCACCACGGCCTCCACCTCCGGGCACTTCTCGAGCCGCGCGAACAGGCGCAGGTTCTCCGCCACGGTGAGCTTGCCGTACACCGCCGCCTGCTGAGGCACCCAGCCGATCTCGCCTGGAGAGCGGCTCACCCTGCCGGAGTCCGCGCGCTGGATGCCGGCGAGGATCGACAGGAACGTGGTCTTGCCGGCGCCGTTCGGCCCGATGATGGCCACCAACTCGCCGGCGCCCGCTTCGAGCGACACGCCCCTGAGCGCCTCGCGGTCGCCGAAGCGCTTGACGATGTCGCGAGCCTCGAGGACCAGTCCGCGCTCGGTCGCCGTGGGCTGGACCGATTCACGCATCGGCACCAACGGTAGTGCGGATGCCAGAATCGCGGTCCATGCGGCTGGTGTTCATCGGGGACGTGGTGGGAGGGACGGGCCGGCGGGCGCTCGACGCGGTGATGCCGGAGCTCCGCGAGCGCTACCAGCCCGACTTCATCGTGGTGAACGGGGAGAACTCCGCGGGCGGCCTCGGCATCAACTCGAAGATCGCGCGAGAGTGGCTCGCAGGCGAGATCGACGCGATCACGCTCGGCAATCACACCTACAGGCAGCGCGAGGTGTACGAGTACCTCGACCGCGAGGACCGGATCGTGCGCCCCGCCAACTACCCGAAGGGCAACCCCGGACACGGCGTGACGGTGGTGGAGAAGGAGGTGGGGCGCCTGGCGGTGATCAACCTGTCAGGCACCGTCTTCCTCGACGCTGCACGCTCGCCCTTCAGCGAGTCCGACGCCATCCTCGCCGAACTCCGGGGCAAGGCCGACTGGATCCTCGTGGACTTCCACGCGGAGGCAACCAGCGAGAAGGTGGCCATGGGCTGGCACCTCGACGGACGCGTGACCGCGTGCGTGGGCACGCACACGCACGTGCCCACCGCGGACGCACGCGTGCTGCCGGGCGGCACCGCCTACATCACCGACGTTGGGATGACGGGCCCGCGGGGCGGGGTGATCGGCGTGAAGCGCGAGCAGGTGCTCGAGCGCTTCAAGACGATGATGCCGGTCAAGTTCGAGACCTCAGATGAAGACCCCTGGGTGATGGGAGTGGCGATCGAAGCGGGAGACGACGGCCGCGCCCGTTCGATCGAGCAGATTCTGCTTCCGGCTGAGTGACGGCCACGTGCGGCGTCATGAGCGCGACGAGCGCGAACGGCGTGAACCACACGATGTAGAGGTAGAACCAGTGGCCGGCCGCGATCTGGAACGCCACCAGGATCGCCGCCGCGAGCGCCGCGATCGTGACGACGTCGCGGCGGCGGGGCACGAACGCCACCAGCACCGCGAGTCCCACCGCCACCACCTTCGTGACCGTGTGGAGCCAGTTGAGTGAGTGAGCCTGGCCCCAAACGCTGAACGGCGACGGGCGGTTGATCTGGTAGCCGAGCGTGCGGTCGTAGAGCGCGTGCAGGCCGCCGCTCGGGATGAAGAAGAGGAACGCGAGCACGAACACCACCGCGACCGCCAGTCCGGCCTCGACGGTGCGCTTCGAGAACAGCCTGCCGGTGCCGCGCGCGAACAGGGGTCCGAGCGCGAGCGACACGAACTTCGCCGCGGCCGCGAGCCCGGTGAGCGCCCCGCGGCCGAGCGGCGAGGCGATCGCGAGCAGCGCGTACACGCCGAACATCGCCACGAGCGTGTCGTTCGAGTTACTCGCCAGCGTGAAGAGTGTGTACGGGTACGCCGCCCAGGCGTACGCGAGGACGATGCCGAGGTGGCGCCCCGCGGGGCCGGCGCGCAGCCGCCGGCCGAGCAGGAAGAGGCCGAGCATCGTGAGCACATCGAAGGCGATGGCGGCCGCGTGTGCCGCCGGCAGGTCATTCCAGGAGCCGCTCCATGGCCAGATGCGCTCGAACGGGACGTAGACGAGGTAGTCCACAGGCCCGTACGTGTCGCCGTGCACGTTGTCAGCCGGGAAGGTGCCGTCGTACAGGCGGCTCGCCTGGCCACGGGCGATCTTGTGCGCGCCGATCACGCCCGAGTAGCCCACGTCCACCACGTTCGAGTCGACCATGTTCAGCGCCACCCGAAAGCCGATCAGGCCGAACAGCACGACCCCCAGCACCCAGATCGGAAGCACCGGCACGAGCAACCCGCGCGGTGCACGGCCGCGACGGCGGAAGCCGGCCACGAGCATCCGCACGAAGAGGTAGCCGAGCACCGGATACACGAGCGGCACCGACATGCCGATGTTCCCGCGCTCGAAGAAGAAGTGCGACACCGCGAAGGCCACGAGCACAAGCAGGTCGAGGTGGAGCAGCCGGAACGGACGGCGCGGGTCCAAGAAGGGCACGAGGAACAGAAGCCCGAGCGGCAGCCACACGTAGGTGGCGTTGAACTTGCGGCCGAAGGCGCCCGGGTATCCGCGCGCCATTCGCCACGCCACCTGGTAGCCGGTCCAGCTCTCGGTGACGGCGGCGAAGCGGTCGTCCACAATCGCCTGCGCCATCTCCTTGCTGCCGGCGAACCAGCTCACCTGCCAGCGCCCGCCGCTCTCCGTGTAGGTGGCGGGTGTGAGGTGCGGATGGCGGCGGAGCTCGTCGGCGATCTTCGGCGCGCGCTGCGCGATCGTGATCGCCTGGAGGGGTGTGAGGCGGTAGCCCTTCGGCGGCTGCGTCTGGTCCGTGGAGACGTTGGTGAGGGTGGGGAACGCCGAGGTGCTCGTGCCGGCCGCCGAGGCGGTGGAGCAGGCGGCGAGTAGGAGAAGCGCGACGGCGACCGCTAGGACTAGCGGCCTCGCCCGAAGCTCCACATCTTGTTCCCGAGGAAGTTGAACGGCGTGGCGATCACGAGCGACACCGCCTGCGAGAGCACCTTCGGGGCGCCGAAGGTCGTGATGAGCAGCTCCAGCACGCCGAGCTGGATCGCGAAGGCGAAGACGCTGACGGTGAAGAAGCGCGCGGCCTGGAAGCCGGCGTGTCCGTCCTGTGCTCCAAAGGTCCAATGGCGGTTCAGCCAAAAGTTGTTGGTGACGGCGACGAGGAACGCAATGGTCGCGGCAACGAGATGATGAACGCCCAGGCCCACCGCGAGCAGCGCGAACACCGCCAGGTTAAGCACTGTGCCGGTCCCACCGACGCACGCGAACTTGAAGAGCTGGATCCAGTTCTTCGTATTCCGCATTCCGTGGCGGAGGCGCGTGTGAACGCGCGGCGGGGTTGCGATGGGTTGGTCGGTGGCGTTCATTGCGAAGACACTTGGAAGTGGTCGAGCACCATCGGCGTCACGTCTTCAATCGACCACTGCCGCTGAAGATCCAACTTGGGGCCAGTTCCAGCGTAAATCAAAACGCCGAACGAGTCGCCCCTATGGAGCGACCCGTGACTTCCGCCACCCACGTGGTCGGTGCCACCCCAGTCTACGAACTCGTACCCGGGCATGGCGGATATCAATACATCTCCTGAATGAGGACACGTTAAGGATGACCAGAGGCGCCCAAGGGCGTCCGGATAGATGCGGCTCGACACGCGCCCGTCCTCGATGCGGAGATCGAGGGCGTTCTCATCGCCCTCCACGCTCCAGCGCCGCCCGCGCTCGTCCTCGAGATCGCCGTCCGGCGCGAAGCGAAGCTCGCCTCGCTCGCTCCACACCGCGGCCTCGTCGCCCGCCAGATGCACGACCAGATCGAGCCCGTCCACGGCTTGAAGATCGCGGGCGATGCGCGGCCGCGCCTGCTCGCGGCGCTCCGGGTCGAGCACGTAGACCATCGCCGAACGCGCGGCCGGCGATACCGCCAGCTCGGCCGTTTCGGGCGCCGGGTCGGCGGGCGTGAGCACGCGCCAGTTGGGAAGCGCGCGCATCAGGTTCACCCGGTCCTCCACGCTCGTCTGCGAGTGGTCCGACATCACGATCACCGCGTGCTCGTCGAGGAACGCTTCCGGGCCTCCCGCCACGTGCATGATCCGCTCGAGGGCGCGATCGGCGCCGGCGATCGACTGCACCTGTGCGTAAGGGCCGTACTTGTGCGAGTAGGTGTCGTTGTCCGGCAGCGAGAAGAGCATGAAGTCGAAGAGATCGTTCTCCACGAGGTAAGCCCCCACGCAACCCGTGTGCTGGTCGCGCTGACCCGGGCGGCCGAGCATCGAGGTGCAGCCGGTCTTGCGCGACTGGAAGATGTCCGCGTAGAAGAGCTCGGTGGGCCCGTAGACGGCGTGCGTGAACTGGGCCGCGCGCGCGATGGCGGGGTACACGCCCTCCTCCGCCAGCCGGTGCCTCGTGCGACCGCGGTAGATCAGGAACGTGGTGCACGCCGTCCGGTGGCCGGCGTCCTCGAGCTGCTCGTACACGGTGGGGGTGGCCCGGCTGAGGTGGGCCATGTTCATGTTGTAGACCGTGTCGTAGAGCGAGCGGCGGATGCCGAACGCGCGGGTGGCCTGGAACGACGAGCCGTACTCGATGTAGCGCCCCTCACCGCGGTGGTACCAGTTCATCGACGGGACGTGGTGGCGATCGGGGCCCACGCCCGTGGCGATGGCCGACGATGCCACAGGCGTGACCGACGGATACGAGGACACGCATTCACGCACGTACGTGCCGCGCTCCACCACCGCCTTCAGCGCCGGGGCGCGGCCCTCAGCCATCGCGCGGTCGAGCAGCTCCGGCTTGAGCGAATCGATTACCGCCAGGACGAGCTTCTTTGGGCGGTCCGCCACTAGGCCGCAACCACTAGCGAAGGATGCGCAGGCCTTCGTACTTCTGGCCGCCCGACTTCTGGCCGGCGAGCAGGAGGAACACGAAGCCGGCGAGCGCGACAAACGAGATCGGCGGGAAGAGGATCGCCAGGCCCGCGAGAGCCAGCGAGATCAGGTCCGCGTAGGCGGTGAGGAAGGACGCCGCCGAGGCGTCAAGGCGGCGGCGCGTGCGGCGCATCAACCCGGCGATGGCCGCGAAGCCCAGCAGGGCGCAGGCCACCCCGCCGATCAGCCCGGGCCAGCTCGTGTAGTTCCCGTCGGCGAGCGAGCCCGCGAAGAGAAGCGCGCCCAAGGCCATTCCCAGCAAGCCGAGCACCAGCTCCGCCTGGCGCGAGCTCGCGAGGCTGGGGCGGTTGCGTTCGACCAGATAGGCGATCACCGCGAGCGCAAACATCAGCGCCAGCCACCATTCGCTCTCGAGGAACGCGTACCCAGTGCCGCTGAAGTCGAGCCCCGTGTCGGCGCGGGCAAGCGCGCCCGCAAGGAGGGGCGGCAGAAACGGCCGGACGCCGCTCGAGCCCGCAAGTCCGGCGCCCTGCCCGATATCGAGGAAAAGGCTCATGGTCGGTACGCTCCGATGAAGCGGCCATGACGATAGAGGACCATCCACGCAGGGGCGCGAGGAGGGACCAGGGCCCGGGCGGCGAACGTCCGCCCATGGAGCCAAGGCGCTCCACCTCGCGCGACCTCGAACGCTACGCCGGGCTGTTCGCCACCCGCACGCGGGTGATGAAGTCGTCCGCCATGCGCGACCTGATGGCGATCACGGCGCGGCCCGAGGTGATCTCGTTCGCCGGCGGTCTGCCCGACACGGGCACCTTCCCGCCCGGCACGTTCGCCGCTGTGGCCGGCCGGATCGCGGCGGAGTCGTGTGCCAAGGCGCTGCAGTACGGGCCCACCGAGGGGCTGATCGAGACGAAGGAGTGCATCGCCGAGGTGATGGCGGCGGACGGCACTCCGGTGGACCTCGAGGACATGATCGTGACCACCGGCGGCCAGCAGGGGATCGACCTCGTGACGAAGACGCTGATCGATCCCGGCGACGTGGTGGTGGCCGAGGCGCCCACCTACCCGGGCGCCGTGCCCACGTTCTCGTCGTACCAGGCCGACGTGGTGCAGATCGAGATGGACTCGGACGGCATGCGCATCGACCTGCTCGAGGAGACGCTCGCGCGCCTCGACCGCGAGGGTCGCAAGCCCAAGTTCATCTACACGATCCCGAACTTCCAGAACCCGGCCGGCGTGACGATGTCGCTCGAGCGGCGCGTGCGCCTCGTGGAGATCGCGCACGAGCGCGAGCTGCTCGTGCTCGAGGACAACCCGTACAGCCTGCTGCGGTATGAGGGCGACTCCGTGCCGTCGCTTCACTCGCTCGACGGTGGCGTGTTCGTGATGTACCTCGGCACGTTCTCGAAGATCCTCTCGCCGGGCATCCGGCTTGGCTGGGTGGTGGCGCCACCGCCGGTGCTCGACAAGATCAACCAGGGCAAGGCCGGCGCCGACCTCTGTAGCTCGACCCTGTCGCAGCTGATGGTTCAGGCCTACTTCCGCGAGGTGCGCTGGCGCGACTACGTCGACTCCTTGACGCAGATCTACCGCGACCGGCGCGACACGATGCTCGACGCTCTGGCCGAGCATTTCCCGCCGCAGGCGGAGTGGACGCGTCCGGGTGGCGGGCTCTTCATCTGGGCCACGCTGCCCGACTTCATCGACACCACCGACCTGCTCGCGCGCTGCCTGCGTGACAACGTGGCCTTCGTGCCGGGTGAGCAGGCGTACATGGACGGGCGGGGACGCAATTCGATGCGGCTCAACTTTTCGATCTCGGACAACGAGACGATTCAGGAGGGCGTTCGACGCATCGGGAAGGTGCTGGAGGAGCTTGTGGCCCTGTACGGGACGCTTACCGGGGCGGAGGTCGCAGGTCGCAGGTCGCAGGTGGCAGAGCCCGAGCCCGAGAGTGGGCGGGTCCTTCGTATGCCCGAACGGCGGCGGCGGGCTTCTGGCTGATGGGGCGGATTGCCGTTCTCAAGGGTGGGAGCTCCTTGGAGCGGCAGGTGTCGCTCCGATCCGCTGCGCGCGTTGAGGATGCTCTGGCGCGGCTCGGGCATCAGGTCGTGCCGGTGGATGTGGGGCCGGATCTGGTGGAGCGGCTTCGCTCTGAGGCGCCGGAGGCGGCGTTCATCGCGCTCCACGGGGTGGGCGGCGAGGACGGGACGGTTCAGGAGCTGCTCGAGATCCTCGGCATTCCGTACACCGGGTCTGGCGTGCTCGCCTGCATGCGCTCGATGGACAAGGTGCTGTCCAAGCACCTGCTCCGCGAGGCCGGCATTCCCACGCCCGAGTTCTTCGCCTTCAACGAGACCGCGTTCAAGGGGCTCGGCGCCGCGGGCGTGCTGCCCGCGATGGAGGAGCGACTCGACTTCCCGATCGTCGTGAAGCCGGCCGCGCAGGGGTCGGCGCTCGGGATCAAGTTCGCGCGCACCGCCTCCGACGTGCCCGGCGCGCTCGTGGCCGCGTTCTCGTACGACACGCGCGTGCTGCTCGAGCGCTACGTCCGGGGGCGCGACCTCGCGGTGTCCGTGCTCGAGGGGGCGGCGCTGCCGGTGGTGGAGGCCGTGCCGCAGGATGAGGAGTTCTACGACTTCGAGTCGCGTTACGAGATCGGCCGCACAACGTTCGTGTGCCCGGCGGATCTGCCGGAGCCGGTCACCGCGCGCGCCCAGGCTCTTGCCGTCGCCACCTACGAGCTGCTCGGCTGCCACGGCGTGGCCCGCGTGGACATGATGCTCGAGGCGGAGACCTCGGAGCTGTTCGTGCTCGAGGCGAACGTGATCCCGGGAATGACCGACACGAGCCTCCTGCCCCAGGCGGCCGAGGCGGCGGGGATCACGTTCGAGGCGCTCGTGGAGCGGATGCTCGAGCTGGCGTTCGAGCGGGACGCCGGCAGGGCTGCGGTTTAGTGGACAACATCGAGATCCTCAAGCCCATCTACGCGGAATGGGACCAGGGGATCTACGGCTCTGCCAACCCCTACGCGGACGATGTGGTCCTTTCCCTCTCCCCCGACTTCCCGGACATTGGGATCGAGCCCGGCTATCAGGGTCTGGTCGAGGCGATGCGCTACTGGATCCGCGCCTGGGAACGCCCGTTCATCGTGCACGCGGACGAGTTCATCGACCTCGGCGACGACAAGGTGATGGTGCTCGGCTGGTGGCGGGGCACGAGCAAGGGGTCAGGTCACGTGGTGGAGCGCGAGGCGGCGCATCTCTGGAAGATGCGCGACGGCAAGGCGATCAAGCTGATGCTTTGCCGAGATGAAGCAGAGGCAAGAGAGTTCGCGAAGGACTTCTGAGCCTGCGACCTATTCGCCGGCCGCGAAATCCTCGGGCGTGACGTTGTCGAGGAAGTCCTTGAACTTCTCGACCACTTCCTCGGTGTCCTCGACCTCGTGCTCGAACTCGATCGCCGACTCCTCGATCACGGACTCGGCGGCGAAGATCGGGGCGCTGGTGCGGACGGCGAGCGCGAGGGCGTCGGACGGGCGCGAGTCGATCTCGATCTCGCGTCCGTTCATCTGGAGCGTGATCGAGGCGTAGAAGGTGTTCTCCTTCAGCTCGGTGACGGCGACCTTGCTGCAGGACACGTCGAGCTCGCCGAGCATGTCGTTGATCAGGTCGTGCGTCATGGGGCGTGGCGTGGTGGCGCCCTGAAGCTTCATGAGGATCGCGGCAGCCTCGGGATGGCCAATCCAAATCGGCAGGAACTTGTTCCCCTCGCGCGTCTTCAGGAGCACGATCGGCTGCTTGCCGACCATGTCGAAGCTCACGCCATAGATCACCATCTCGAGCATCGGATTGAAGCTCCCTCACTCCAAAGAGCCGGTCTCCGGGACAGTCTAGAGATAGGTCAACCCCACTACGCTGCCCCGGCGTGAATGGGCATCTCCGAATAGCGGTCTGCACAAACCGGAGCCCGGCCGAGGCTGCCGAATCGCTGGCCGCGCTGCGGTCACAGGCGCCGCCGGGGGCGCTCGTGGTGGTGACGAGCGGGCTGTCCTCCGATGCGGCGTCGAAGTTCGATGGAACGGTGCTGGTGGAGCCTCGCCGTGGGCTTTCGCGCGCGCGAAACCGGGCGCTCGACTGGTGCGACGAGGATGATGTGCTCGCGTTCGTGGATGACGACGCCGTGGTCTGTTCCGGCTGGTTTGCAGGGCTTTTGCGCGCCTGGGAGGAGGCTCCGGACGAGATCGCGTGCATTGGCGGCCCGATCCGCCCTCGCTGGCCGGCCGGCGGTCCGCCGGCGTGGGTGTCGCCCCCGATCCTGCCGGTTCTCACTCTGCTCGACCTGGGCGCCGAGGAGCGCGACCTGGATCCGTCCATGACCACCGTCTACGG
Protein-coding sequences here:
- a CDS encoding TIGR00282 family metallophosphoesterase, whose translation is MPESRSMRLVFIGDVVGGTGRRALDAVMPELRERYQPDFIVVNGENSAGGLGINSKIAREWLAGEIDAITLGNHTYRQREVYEYLDREDRIVRPANYPKGNPGHGVTVVEKEVGRLAVINLSGTVFLDAARSPFSESDAILAELRGKADWILVDFHAEATSEKVAMGWHLDGRVTACVGTHTHVPTADARVLPGGTAYITDVGMTGPRGGVIGVKREQVLERFKTMMPVKFETSDEDPWVMGVAIEAGDDGRARSIEQILLPAE
- a CDS encoding GtrA family protein; this translates as MRNTKNWIQLFKFACVGGTGTVLNLAVFALLAVGLGVHHLVAATIAFLVAVTNNFWLNRHWTFGAQDGHAGFQAARFFTVSVFAFAIQLGVLELLITTFGAPKVLSQAVSLVIATPFNFLGNKMWSFGRGR
- a CDS encoding ABC transporter ATP-binding protein, with the translated sequence MRESVQPTATERGLVLEARDIVKRFGDREALRGVSLEAGAGELVAIIGPNGAGKTTFLSILAGIQRADSGRVSRSPGEIGWVPQQAAVYGKLTVAENLRLFARLEKCPEVEAVVERMLAQTGLSERRDDPVAELSGGNKQRVNIAIGLLAAPEVLLLDEPSAALDPRQRARLWEFIGTLAAEGTTVIYSTHNVQEAERYAAQVVVLADGERLFAGSPRELEQTVGASDLDFEEAFVAFLRQRGH
- a CDS encoding glycosyltransferase family 2 protein, giving the protein MNGHLRIAVCTNRSPAEAAESLAALRSQAPPGALVVVTSGLSSDAASKFDGTVLVEPRRGLSRARNRALDWCDEDDVLAFVDDDAVVCSGWFAGLLRAWEEAPDEIACIGGPIRPRWPAGGPPAWVSPPILPVLTLLDLGAEERDLDPSMTTVYGANISFRVSALRRVGGFDPAFGHSGSRIFFSEEDEAQRALARLGYRVRYVPDAAVEHVIPAKRLTRASFLRRRFAYGVTLGVRRARPLRLTARQAISSSAGTVVALGRKKLVMERAVRAAENLGVLWGLMRPKRPS
- a CDS encoding PLP-dependent aminotransferase family protein produces the protein MEPRRSTSRDLERYAGLFATRTRVMKSSAMRDLMAITARPEVISFAGGLPDTGTFPPGTFAAVAGRIAAESCAKALQYGPTEGLIETKECIAEVMAADGTPVDLEDMIVTTGGQQGIDLVTKTLIDPGDVVVAEAPTYPGAVPTFSSYQADVVQIEMDSDGMRIDLLEETLARLDREGRKPKFIYTIPNFQNPAGVTMSLERRVRLVEIAHERELLVLEDNPYSLLRYEGDSVPSLHSLDGGVFVMYLGTFSKILSPGIRLGWVVAPPPVLDKINQGKAGADLCSSTLSQLMVQAYFREVRWRDYVDSLTQIYRDRRDTMLDALAEHFPPQAEWTRPGGGLFIWATLPDFIDTTDLLARCLRDNVAFVPGEQAYMDGRGRNSMRLNFSISDNETIQEGVRRIGKVLEELVALYGTLTGAEVAGRRSQVAEPEPESGRVLRMPERRRRASG
- a CDS encoding DUF4126 family protein, with product MSLFLDIGQGAGLAGSSGVRPFLPPLLAGALARADTGLDFSGTGYAFLESEWWLALMFALAVIAYLVERNRPSLASSRQAELVLGLLGMALGALLFAGSLADGNYTSWPGLIGGVACALLGFAAIAGLMRRTRRRLDASAASFLTAYADLISLALAGLAILFPPISFVALAGFVFLLLAGQKSGGQKYEGLRILR
- a CDS encoding D-alanine--D-alanine ligase, which translates into the protein MGRIAVLKGGSSLERQVSLRSAARVEDALARLGHQVVPVDVGPDLVERLRSEAPEAAFIALHGVGGEDGTVQELLEILGIPYTGSGVLACMRSMDKVLSKHLLREAGIPTPEFFAFNETAFKGLGAAGVLPAMEERLDFPIVVKPAAQGSALGIKFARTASDVPGALVAAFSYDTRVLLERYVRGRDLAVSVLEGAALPVVEAVPQDEEFYDFESRYEIGRTTFVCPADLPEPVTARAQALAVATYELLGCHGVARVDMMLEAETSELFVLEANVIPGMTDTSLLPQAAEAAGITFEALVERMLELAFERDAGRAAV
- the hemB gene encoding porphobilinogen synthase, producing MAFPATRLRRLRKTGVLRDMVRETELSPKHLVYPMFVELGTDSRTPIEAMPGVDRLSISHAVDEAGEALALGIPSVILFGIPAEKDELGSGAYDDEGVVQLTIRAIKEAHPELVVITDVCLCEYTSHGHCGVVRPDGVVDNDMSLELLAKTAISHAAAGADIVAPSDMMDGRVGALRSQLDAEGYSETPIIAYSAKFASAFYGPFREAAESTPAFGDRRSYQMDPANSDEAVREALLDVEEGADVVMVKPALPYLDVLRRVKEATLLPVAAYNVSGEYAMLKAAAAAGYLDERSAVLEALTGIRRAGADIVITYHAKDVANWLQ
- a CDS encoding bifunctional nuclease family protein, which encodes MLEMVIYGVSFDMVGKQPIVLLKTREGNKFLPIWIGHPEAAAILMKLQGATTPRPMTHDLINDMLGELDVSCSKVAVTELKENTFYASITLQMNGREIEIDSRPSDALALAVRTSAPIFAAESVIEESAIEFEHEVEDTEEVVEKFKDFLDNVTPEDFAAGE
- a CDS encoding alkaline phosphatase family protein: MADRPKKLVLAVIDSLKPELLDRAMAEGRAPALKAVVERGTYVRECVSSYPSVTPVASSAIATGVGPDRHHVPSMNWYHRGEGRYIEYGSSFQATRAFGIRRSLYDTVYNMNMAHLSRATPTVYEQLEDAGHRTACTTFLIYRGRTRHRLAEEGVYPAIARAAQFTHAVYGPTELFYADIFQSRKTGCTSMLGRPGQRDQHTGCVGAYLVENDLFDFMLFSLPDNDTYSHKYGPYAQVQSIAGADRALERIMHVAGGPEAFLDEHAVIVMSDHSQTSVEDRVNLMRALPNWRVLTPADPAPETAELAVSPAARSAMVYVLDPERREQARPRIARDLQAVDGLDLVVHLAGDEAAVWSERGELRFAPDGDLEDERGRRWSVEGDENALDLRIEDGRVSSRIYPDALGRLWSSLTCPHSGDVLISAMPGYEFVDWGGTDHVGGGSHGSLHRGDSFGVLIYAGTGPKLDLQRQWSIEDVTPMVLDHFQVSSQ
- a CDS encoding ABC transporter permease is translated as MRWLLLKDLQILRRSPLLVALLVLYPIIIAVLIGFAISRGPEKPRVAFLNEVPPAASQLNLNGQTIDVSKYGKQVFSRIDPVYVNSEKEAIAKVKSGDVLAALIIPADLTQKLETGTGSATVRVYYNAEDPVKAQFVQDTIKAEVQDANTALTRQFTKIALNYLDLISKGGQISIFGNSFNVLGLEKAQAIVQAAQASLPKNSPLTSQLGQVANFARLARENLDLSNGVLAAVGTPIRAEQTVVNGGRTPLDAFAVAIAVTVSLMFVTLLLASGILALEREENAFLRLVRGLVSRTGLLVEKVGLAAICAIAVSLVMLAGIALFVSLEWGRFPLWLAALILGGLGFGALGVAIGGITREVRAASLLAFMISLPMAFLALVPSGAVSTGLYNVIKVVSALFPFKPTLDALNAALNKSGSIGPPLLHLAILTVAFGLIARLSLQRFA